The Deltaproteobacteria bacterium region AGCGCTGAACCACCATCCGATGGTCTGCCACAGGAGGTAAACTGGGAGGAGGAAGCCAAAAAATTCCAGGACCTTTACATTCGAGCCACGGCCGAACAGGAAAATCTGAAAAAACGCCTGGAAAGGGAAAAGGATGAAACCGTTAAGTTCGCCAACGAGAATTTCATCAAGGAACTCCTTCCCATTATAGACAATCTGGAGCGGGCTCTTGACCACGTCGAAAATGATGATTCGAACCTGGAAGGAATGGTTGAGGGGGTACGAATGACCTATCAATCCTTTTACAGTATCCTGGAAAAATTCGGAGTTAAATCCGTGGCTGCTCTGGGAGAAAAATTTGACCCTCAATACCACGAAGCGGTCATGCAGGAAGAGAACCCGGATACAGAAGATGGCACGATCATAAAGGAAGTCCAGCGGGGATACCTGTTAAAGGAACGCCTTATCAGACCAGCCATGGTGGTTGTGTCCAGGAAACCAGCGCTGGAAGAACCTAACGGGCAGGTAGCCTGATCGGGAAAATGAAATATTTAGAGATAAACAAGGAGATGAGAAAATGAGCAAAGTAATCGGAATAGACCTGGGCACCACCAACTCATGTGTGGCCATCATGGAAGGCAATGACGCCAAAGTCATCGCCAATATAGAAGGCAACAGAACAACTCCCTCCATGGTCTCTTTCAACGACGCCGGGGAACGTCTCGTCGGCCAGATGGCCAAACGCCAGGCCATCACTAACCCGGAAGCAACCATTTTTGCGGTCAAGAGATTGATCGGACGTAAATACAACTCACCTGAGATCAAGAAAGATTCTGAGATTGTCCCTTACAAGATCATCCAGGCTGAAAATGGTGACGCTCATATCGAGGCCCGCGGGAAAAAACTCAGCCCGGCTGAGATTTCCTCCATGATCCTGGGCAAGATGAAGGAGACGGCTGAGGAATATCTAGGTGAAAAAGTGACTCAGGCGGTCATTACCGTCCCTGCTTACTTTAATGACAGCCAGCGTCAGGCCACCAAGGATGCAGGACGTATCGCCGGGTTGGAAGTCATGCGTATTATTAACGAACCTACCGCCGCCTCCCTGGCTTACGGCCTTGATAAAAAAAAAGAGGAGAAAATCGCTGTCTTCGATCTTGGCGGGGGAACTTTTGACATATCCGTTCTTGAAATCGGGGATGGGGTTTTTGAGGTCAAATCCACCAACGGTGACACCCACCTGGGGGGCGAGGATTTTGACCTGCGCATTATCGAGTACCTGGCTAATGAATTCCGCAAGGAATCGGGCCTTGACCTGCGCAACGACAAAATGGCCCTGCAGCGGCTCAAGGAAGCTGCCGAAAAAGCCAAGATGGAACTCTCCACCGCGATGGAGACCGATGTTAATCTCCCTTTTATCACCGCTGACGCCTCCGGCCCGAAGCACCTTAATATCAAGCTCACCCGGGCCAAACTTGAGACCCTGGTTGACGACCTGGTTGACAAGGTAGTCGAGCCGTGCCAGATCGCAATAAAAGACGCGGGCCTTACACCAGGCGACATCAACGAAGTCGTTCTGGTCGGCGGCATGACCCGCATGCCCAAGGTGCAGCAGAAGGTCGCCGAGATCTTCGGGAAGGAGCCGCACAAGGGCGTCAATCCCGATGAAGTGGTAGCCATCGGCGCTGCCATCCAGGCCGGTGTACTCACCGGTGATGTCAAGGACGTTCTGCTCCTGGATGTGACGCCGCTCTCCCTTGGAATCGAGACCCTGGGCGCAGTTTTTACCAAGCTTATCGAAAAAAACACGACCATTCCCACAAGACGCAGCCAGATCTTTTCCACGGCCGCGGATAACCAGCCTGCTGTTTCCATTCATGTTCTCCAGGGGGAGAGGGAGATGGCGGCTAATAATAAGACCCTCGGTCGTTTCGAACTGGTAGGCATACCGCCTGCTCCGCGAGGGCTCCCGCAAATCGAAGTCACCTTTGACATTGACGCCAACGGGATCGTCCATGTCTCGGCCAAGGATCTGGGCACTCAAAAAGAGCAGTCAATCCAGATAACCGCTTCTTCAGGACTGACTGAAGAAGAAATTGAAAACGCAATTAAAGACGCCGAGCTTCATTCAGAGGAGGACAAGCAGAACAAGGAGCTGGCCGAAGCCCGAAATCAGGCGGATAG contains the following coding sequences:
- the grpE gene encoding nucleotide exchange factor GrpE translates to MSDTRKQDTLSEDEQKAAAESDAQPASPAPDLSAEPPSDGLPQEVNWEEEAKKFQDLYIRATAEQENLKKRLEREKDETVKFANENFIKELLPIIDNLERALDHVENDDSNLEGMVEGVRMTYQSFYSILEKFGVKSVAALGEKFDPQYHEAVMQEENPDTEDGTIIKEVQRGYLLKERLIRPAMVVVSRKPALEEPNGQVA
- the dnaK gene encoding molecular chaperone DnaK — its product is MSKVIGIDLGTTNSCVAIMEGNDAKVIANIEGNRTTPSMVSFNDAGERLVGQMAKRQAITNPEATIFAVKRLIGRKYNSPEIKKDSEIVPYKIIQAENGDAHIEARGKKLSPAEISSMILGKMKETAEEYLGEKVTQAVITVPAYFNDSQRQATKDAGRIAGLEVMRIINEPTAASLAYGLDKKKEEKIAVFDLGGGTFDISVLEIGDGVFEVKSTNGDTHLGGEDFDLRIIEYLANEFRKESGLDLRNDKMALQRLKEAAEKAKMELSTAMETDVNLPFITADASGPKHLNIKLTRAKLETLVDDLVDKVVEPCQIAIKDAGLTPGDINEVVLVGGMTRMPKVQQKVAEIFGKEPHKGVNPDEVVAIGAAIQAGVLTGDVKDVLLLDVTPLSLGIETLGAVFTKLIEKNTTIPTRRSQIFSTAADNQPAVSIHVLQGEREMAANNKTLGRFELVGIPPAPRGLPQIEVTFDIDANGIVHVSAKDLGTQKEQSIQITASSGLTEEEIENAIKDAELHSEEDKQNKELAEARNQADSAVYTTEKSLSELGEKVDPQIRGEIEAAINDLKSVMDGNDKTAIEAKIQALTQASHKLAEQMYSQTSQQQAAGAAGGETGPGAGAGAAPSEDDVVDADFEEVKSD